In Mycobacteriales bacterium, the genomic stretch CCCTGAACTGGCCGGCACAACCGTGACGCCGTGGCGGTGAGCGGGTGAGGGTGCTGCTCGTCCACGACGAACCCGTCGACGCCGGGTACGGCGCCGAGGCCTACGTACGCCGGCTCGCCGCGGGGCTTCGGGCAGCCGGTGACACGGTGGAGGTCCTCGCCGGTGAGCGCCGTCATCGCGGTCTGGCGAAGACCCTCGACGTCTGGGATCCCGTGGCGCGCCGCCTGGTCGCCGGCCGGGTGCGGACCTTCCAGCCCGATCTCGTCCACCATCACAACGTCAGCCGCGAGCTGTCCGCGAGCGTGGTGGGCGTCTGCGGCGTACCCGAGGTCATGACGCTGCACGACCGTCGGCTCTTCGGCGCGCGCGAGCACTCGCCGGCTTCCCCCAAGCGGGTCGTCGAGGCGCTCGGTGCGCGCGCTGTGCTGCGCGCGGCCCGCCGCGGCCTCAGCGCCACCATCGGCGTCAGCGAGGAAGTGTCGAGACTCGCCCGTGACGCCGAGCTGCCTGCCGTGTCGACAGTCGGGGTGCCGGCCGCTGATCCGGTCGGCGTGCTGGTTCCGGCGGCGCAGTGCCGCGACCTGCTGGTGACGGCCCGCCTGGCGCCGGACAAGGGTGTGGACGTGATCGTCGACGCGTTCGCCCGCCTCGGCGAGGCTGCGGCGGCCAGCCGCCTGCTGATTGCCGGCGCCGGTCCGGACGAAGCGGCGCTGCGCCGACGAGCCCGGCCGCTCGGCAGCCGGGTCGAGTTCCTCGGCTGGCTCGACGAGACCGAGCTGTCCGGGCTGCTCGGCCGGGTACGCGCCGTCGTCGTGGCCTCGGTGCCCCGCCGGCGCCCGGAAGGGTCGTCGCTGGCCGCAGTGGAGGCAGCCCGGCATCGCCGGGCGGTCGTGGGCTGCGACGACCCGGCCGTCGCCGAAGTCGTGCGGGCGCTCGGCGCCGGGCCCGTCGTACCGGCGGGCGACGTGGGTGCGCTGGCAGAGGCGTTGCGTGCGCTGCTCGCCGACGACGCGGCCGTGGCGCGGTACGCCGACGCGGCGGCGGCCGCGGCGCGCGCCCATTCCGTCGAGGCCGTGGCCGAACGCACCCGTGAGGTCTACCGGCAGGCGCTCGCCGAGGGGCCGCGTCGCCGTGCGTGAACCGCTGTCCGTCGTCGTCCCCACCCGGGACCGCCCGGCCATGCTCGACCGCTGCCTGGCCGCATTGCGGGCTGAGCTGACCGACGCCGACGAGATCGTCGTCGTCGACTCCGCCTCCGCCGACGCTGCGGCCGTGGCTGCTGCGGCGGCTCGGGCGGGTGCCCGGCTGGTGCGCAGTGACCGGGCCGGCGCGAGCCTCGCCCGCAACGCCGGGTGGCGGGCTGCCGCACATGACCTGGTCGGCTTCGTCGACGACGACGTGCGCGTGCGGGCGGGCTGGGCGGCCGGGCTCGTCGCGGCGTTCTCCGACGACTCGGTCGCCTTCGTGACCGGTCGGGTCGTCGTACCCGACGCCCAGGCGGCCGCCGAGCGGCCGGTTGCGGTCAGCAGCCGGACCTCCCGGGAGCGGCTGCACCCCGGTCTGGCCGGCGACCTCGGCGCGAGCGCGAACCTCGCCGTACGCCGGTCCGCGCTGGAGCGGGTCGGCGGGTTCGACGAGACCCTCGGGCCGGGGACCTGGGCGTGCAGCGCCGAGGACCTCGACCTGTTCGACCGGCTGTTCCGGTGCGGATTCGCTGGTTTGTTCGAACCGGACGCGCTTGCCGAGCACGACCAGTGGCGATCCCGCCCGCAACTGATCCAGCTCGACTGGCGTTATGGGAAGGGAATGGGCGTGCGCATCGCCAGACTGGCGCGCTGGGACCGCCCGCGAGCGAGGCGACTGTTGCGCGAGGCGGTCATCGAACAGGGGCTGAGGCCGGTGTTAGATGATCTCCGGCACGGCTACGAGTTCGGCGCGATCACGGTCGCAACCCGTACCCTGGGTACGTTGCTGGGCCTGGTGGTGGGCACGGGCGGGGCGTGGGTAGGACGAGCGGGACGTCGCGGACAGGCGGATCGGGGCGAGCGAGAGGTATGACGCGGTGAAGTTGGCGCTCTACCACCCGTGGATCTACGTCACGGGCGGGATCGAACGCACGCTTCACGAGATCGCCAGCCGCAGCCGCCACGACTGGACGCTCTACACCCACCACTACGACTCGGCGGGCACCTTCCCGGGCTTGCGCGACGCCCGCATCGTCGTCCTCGAGCCGCAGGTCTCGGTCCGCCGGGCACTTCCGGCGCTCGCGCAAGCGGCGTACCGGATCAGCCGCACCGAGCTGCCGCTGCACGACGAGCAGGGCCTGCTGGTCTCCTCCGAAGGTCTCGGCGACTTCGTCGTCGCCCGCAACGACCTGCCGACCGTCTGCTACTGCCACACGCCGCTGAAGATCCTGCACGACCCGGTCACCCGCCAGGCGCTGCGCTCGCGCAGCCTGCGCAAGTACGCCGCGCTGCT encodes the following:
- a CDS encoding glycosyltransferase family 4 protein, which codes for MRVLLVHDEPVDAGYGAEAYVRRLAAGLRAAGDTVEVLAGERRHRGLAKTLDVWDPVARRLVAGRVRTFQPDLVHHHNVSRELSASVVGVCGVPEVMTLHDRRLFGAREHSPASPKRVVEALGARAVLRAARRGLSATIGVSEEVSRLARDAELPAVSTVGVPAADPVGVLVPAAQCRDLLVTARLAPDKGVDVIVDAFARLGEAAAASRLLIAGAGPDEAALRRRARPLGSRVEFLGWLDETELSGLLGRVRAVVVASVPRRRPEGSSLAAVEAARHRRAVVGCDDPAVAEVVRALGAGPVVPAGDVGALAEALRALLADDAAVARYADAAAAAARAHSVEAVAERTREVYRQALAEGPRRRA
- a CDS encoding glycosyltransferase produces the protein MREPLSVVVPTRDRPAMLDRCLAALRAELTDADEIVVVDSASADAAAVAAAAARAGARLVRSDRAGASLARNAGWRAAAHDLVGFVDDDVRVRAGWAAGLVAAFSDDSVAFVTGRVVVPDAQAAAERPVAVSSRTSRERLHPGLAGDLGASANLAVRRSALERVGGFDETLGPGTWACSAEDLDLFDRLFRCGFAGLFEPDALAEHDQWRSRPQLIQLDWRYGKGMGVRIARLARWDRPRARRLLREAVIEQGLRPVLDDLRHGYEFGAITVATRTLGTLLGLVVGTGGAWVGRAGRRGQADRGEREV